A genomic window from Xyrauchen texanus isolate HMW12.3.18 chromosome 31, RBS_HiC_50CHRs, whole genome shotgun sequence includes:
- the LOC127625562 gene encoding profilin-1-like, producing MSWESYISSLTKSEWVDDAVIIGHAAGQESVWASAPGGWLSQVTPKEVQALVTNDRSSLFANGVSLAGRKCTVLRDALNVDGQNTVDVKMKTSEKEPDPFSFTIGKSHKALIIAKGVKDAHGGQVNPLVFDMTAYLRKMNM from the exons ATGAGCTGGGAGAGCTACATCAGCAGCCTGACGAAGAGTGAATGGGTGGATGATGCGGTCATCATCGGGCACGCAGCGGGTCAGGAGTCCGTTTGGGCGTCAGCACCGGGCGGCTGGCTCAGTCAAGTCACG CCGAAAGAGGTTCAGGCTCTTGTAACTAATGACCGCAGCAGTCTGTTTGCCAACGGCGTGAGTCTGGCGGGCAGGAAGTGCACCGTGCTGAGAGACGCTCTGAATGTGGACGGTCAGAACACTGTTGACGTGAAGATGAAGACCTCCGAGAAAGAGCCCGATCCGTTCTCATTCACCATCGGCAAATCCCACaaag CTCTAATCATCGCTAAAGGAGTTAAAGATGCACACGGAGGACAAGTCAATCCACTCGTCTTCGACATGACCGCATACCTCAGAAAGATGAACATGTGA